One Tolypothrix sp. PCC 7910 genomic window carries:
- a CDS encoding exonuclease domain-containing protein: MDFVVIDTEGKPELSELAIVNSHGLVIYESFSQDHPNNKKNTPNLKNIKTLLREFLSIVDGKKIVCHYAQHDIDVLRYSFQKVGLNLPNLEFECTWNLATNYLQGLESYSLEYLSKYLNLRVHNRYFVRDMAHCARYDAEFTYHLYRRLMIERLKQIPNPFSSSRVDTPFQTHPDYLDTYISEFRTLESILTDIKLDSNRQSKGVVVIGEPGSGKTHLMMRLAQARLSSNRLLFIRQPNNAKAVVYHIYSRILESLVERVGSFTQLDYLIINSFKKILRERVSIQKDQKIFIDRGFNQKDQEILKALEDKNIDALGSEGTDRKRDYWQRIERRIGDWWVNYYSAGGFALSILKGIVKYCSYTELGRKDIATRWLAGQTLSDDEIEKIGLPNWAEDLSQEAFSLEAISVLGKLSILDEPLIIIFDQLEGLGLSHNREVLLNFGEAIKEIFTHVPNSLIILNMFPDRWEQFKTTFDNSIIGRVSQHQIHLKQPETAELKAILRVKLESVDISLEQLFIPEDLEDILEQKPIRAVLNRAADYYNYRVRQIPLPFSRESLHKPNKDEELVTQLRLLKQQQQKLTEAFLSLMQAVQEPGSVDLTDLRRQFVPHNIPNEQSQTDDYIIEYLSRKKAYLEQQYSNLPIISDADDIGKLKTIAEAFNHIKLIKLTHYRLGRRVLPEHIVVETDNGNYVMGFLQIAPNTTSFTSRISNFNELVVLHPQDSFGLFRDERLTEVNSRVAKENIERLKNTSNGKFLLLSKPDRIHLELTYQLIIDIHNKDLDVDLESALKVFVTYQEWYHWLFNMFGFAKPNRTTVLS, translated from the coding sequence ATGGATTTTGTAGTTATCGACACTGAAGGTAAACCAGAACTGAGTGAATTGGCTATTGTTAATAGTCACGGATTGGTGATTTACGAAAGTTTTTCTCAAGACCATCCAAATAACAAGAAAAATACACCCAACCTCAAAAATATCAAAACTTTACTGAGAGAATTTTTGAGTATTGTTGATGGTAAAAAAATAGTCTGCCATTATGCCCAGCATGATATTGATGTACTAAGATATAGTTTCCAAAAAGTTGGTCTAAATTTACCAAACTTAGAATTTGAGTGTACCTGGAATTTGGCAACAAATTATTTGCAAGGACTAGAAAGTTATTCTTTAGAATACCTGAGTAAATATTTGAATTTGCGGGTGCATAACCGTTATTTTGTCCGGGATATGGCTCATTGCGCCCGTTATGATGCTGAGTTTACCTACCACCTTTATCGCAGGTTAATGATAGAGCGATTAAAACAGATACCTAATCCATTTAGTAGTAGTCGAGTTGATACTCCATTTCAAACTCACCCTGATTATCTTGACACTTACATCTCAGAATTTCGTACTCTTGAGTCAATACTGACTGATATCAAACTAGACTCCAACCGTCAAAGTAAAGGGGTAGTAGTAATTGGGGAACCTGGTTCTGGAAAAACTCACTTGATGATGAGATTAGCACAGGCGCGATTATCTAGTAATCGATTGCTTTTTATTCGTCAGCCTAACAATGCTAAAGCAGTAGTGTACCATATCTACAGCCGCATTTTGGAGTCTTTAGTCGAGCGCGTTGGTTCTTTCACCCAATTGGACTACCTAATAATTAATAGTTTCAAAAAAATCCTTCGTGAGCGAGTTTCCATTCAGAAAGACCAAAAAATTTTCATTGACCGAGGCTTCAATCAGAAAGACCAGGAAATTCTCAAGGCATTAGAGGATAAAAATATAGATGCCCTTGGTTCAGAAGGAACTGATCGCAAACGAGATTATTGGCAACGGATTGAGAGGCGAATTGGTGATTGGTGGGTTAATTACTACTCTGCGGGAGGTTTTGCTTTATCTATTCTTAAGGGAATCGTTAAATATTGTAGCTATACTGAGCTTGGCAGAAAAGATATTGCTACACGTTGGCTAGCGGGACAAACTTTATCTGATGATGAAATCGAAAAAATTGGTTTACCAAATTGGGCAGAAGACCTGAGCCAGGAAGCTTTTTCTCTAGAGGCTATTTCAGTTTTAGGTAAACTGTCGATTCTAGATGAGCCTTTGATTATCATCTTTGATCAACTTGAAGGATTAGGATTATCTCATAACCGGGAAGTATTACTGAATTTTGGGGAAGCTATTAAGGAAATTTTTACTCATGTTCCGAATAGCTTAATTATTCTTAATATGTTTCCTGACCGATGGGAACAATTTAAAACCACTTTTGATAACTCAATTATTGGTCGGGTATCCCAACACCAAATTCATTTAAAACAGCCTGAAACAGCAGAACTAAAAGCAATTCTTAGAGTTAAGCTTGAGTCTGTGGATATATCTTTAGAGCAGCTATTCATTCCAGAAGACCTAGAGGACATTTTAGAACAAAAGCCTATTCGAGCGGTTTTGAATCGAGCTGCTGACTATTACAACTACAGGGTTCGTCAAATCCCCTTGCCCTTCTCGAGAGAAAGCCTACACAAACCAAACAAAGATGAAGAACTAGTTACTCAGTTGCGATTGTTAAAACAGCAGCAGCAAAAACTGACAGAAGCATTTCTCAGTTTGATGCAGGCGGTACAGGAACCTGGTTCGGTTGACCTGACGGATTTACGTCGGCAGTTTGTACCTCATAATATTCCTAACGAACAGTCGCAGACCGATGATTATATTATTGAATATTTATCTCGTAAAAAGGCTTACCTCGAACAGCAGTACAGCAATCTTCCTATTATCTCTGACGCTGATGACATCGGTAAACTCAAGACAATTGCTGAGGCTTTTAACCACATTAAGCTTATTAAACTAACTCATTATCGCCTCGGAAGGCGAGTTTTACCAGAGCATATTGTAGTTGAGACTGACAATGGAAACTATGTTATGGGCTTTTTACAAATTGCTCCAAACACTACGTCTTTCACCAGTCGAATTAGTAACTTTAATGAGTTAGTAGTTCTTCACCCTCAAGACAGCTTTGGTTTATTTCGAGATGAGCGTTTAACTGAAGTTAATAGTAGGGTGGCCAAAGAAAATATAGAACGGCTAAAAAATACTTCTAATGGGAAGTTTCTTTTACTTAGTAAGCCTGACAGAATTCATTTAGAATTGACTTATCAATTAATTATCGATATTCATAATAAAGATTTGGATGTCGATTTAGAGTCTGCTTTAAAGGTATTTGTAACCTATCAAGAATGGTATCACTGGCTGTTTAACATGTTTGGCTTTGCTAAACCTAATCGCACTACAGTTCTGAGCTAA
- a CDS encoding ATP-binding protein: protein MTLSLTSIIAKIASVDLFKRNSSTGNIETGIFIGRPFHIDYEKAYILVADSWKLKAKGIPQGSFLLAYYENEDDVYEVILLRVVKPAKLPTDNDVISSMIEYYKDNLKTSGKESQLDSYTKYEFSFSGLECRILGTFYKDDKGCTRFGADVENFYSAHNYRVIKPNPDVLELIVNFREEGITGKPTDIKIGKVRYSSSLRFQAQEYDVPVFVSPKDFLGKRTALFGMTRTGKSNTVKKVIQATVSMSDKAAFTLNSKLNGSAVANLEPLTEDGLPKYPVGQIIFDINGEYANANMQDEGTAIFEIYKNRTIRYSTLNKDDFKVMKVNFYRDVESGFELIRSHLGLETADYVKSFLSIDLEEPKDKSDFSATTRYERKKAAYLCCLYKAGFIVPNDFKVKFQGQKELNQLVKEDGSIDPNKGISLEEASNWFTTIWENYNHDFFSDYKKSKGREWADEDLKALLIFLTRKTQPSGKATINGYIKLRDIAILHTETVGKPFEEEIIEELRKGQIIIVDLSQGDPEIQRLYSERICRQIFADAMNRFIQNTPNNFIQFYFEEAHNLFPKKDDKDLSQVYNRIAKEGAKLNLGLIYATQEVSSISSNILKNTQNWFIAHLNNEDETKEIKKYYDFGDFTESLVRFSADSDKGFVRMKTYSNAFVVPTQIDRFSK from the coding sequence ATGACTCTAAGTTTGACCAGCATAATAGCTAAAATCGCATCTGTTGATTTATTTAAAAGAAATAGTAGTACAGGCAATATAGAGACTGGTATTTTTATTGGTCGTCCTTTTCACATTGATTATGAAAAAGCATATATCTTAGTTGCTGATTCTTGGAAGTTAAAAGCTAAAGGAATTCCCCAGGGGTCTTTTCTGCTAGCTTATTACGAGAATGAAGATGATGTTTATGAGGTAATACTTCTTAGGGTTGTGAAACCAGCGAAGTTACCAACTGATAATGATGTTATCAGTTCAATGATTGAGTATTACAAAGATAATTTGAAAACTAGTGGTAAAGAAAGTCAGTTAGATAGCTACACAAAATATGAATTTAGCTTTTCTGGGCTAGAGTGCAGAATTTTAGGAACTTTTTATAAAGATGATAAAGGATGTACACGTTTTGGTGCTGATGTTGAGAACTTTTATAGCGCTCATAACTATAGGGTAATTAAGCCAAATCCAGACGTATTAGAACTTATCGTCAACTTCCGTGAAGAGGGCATTACAGGTAAGCCAACTGATATCAAAATTGGCAAGGTTCGCTACAGCTCTAGCCTTCGCTTCCAAGCACAGGAATATGATGTACCTGTATTTGTTAGTCCAAAAGACTTTCTTGGTAAACGTACTGCTCTATTTGGAATGACCCGCACAGGTAAATCAAACACAGTTAAAAAGGTCATTCAAGCTACTGTTTCGATGAGCGATAAGGCCGCTTTTACACTCAACAGTAAGTTAAATGGTAGTGCTGTAGCGAACTTAGAGCCTTTAACTGAAGATGGGTTGCCAAAGTATCCAGTTGGTCAAATCATATTTGACATCAATGGCGAGTATGCAAATGCAAATATGCAGGATGAAGGTACAGCCATATTTGAAATATACAAAAACCGAACCATTAGGTACAGCACTCTCAATAAAGATGACTTCAAAGTGATGAAGGTAAATTTTTACAGAGATGTTGAATCTGGATTTGAATTAATACGCAGCCATTTAGGACTAGAAACTGCCGATTATGTAAAAAGCTTCTTGTCAATTGACCTTGAAGAACCAAAAGATAAAAGCGATTTTTCGGCTACTACGCGATATGAGCGTAAAAAAGCTGCTTACTTGTGCTGCTTGTATAAAGCTGGATTTATTGTGCCTAATGATTTTAAAGTCAAGTTTCAGGGTCAAAAGGAACTCAATCAATTAGTAAAAGAAGATGGAAGCATAGATCCAAATAAAGGTATATCACTTGAGGAAGCAAGCAATTGGTTCACTACCATTTGGGAAAACTACAACCATGACTTCTTCAGTGATTATAAAAAAAGTAAAGGACGTGAGTGGGCTGATGAAGATTTGAAAGCTCTGCTTATTTTCCTGACACGGAAAACTCAACCCAGTGGCAAAGCAACTATTAATGGGTATATCAAATTACGAGATATTGCTATTCTTCATACAGAAACAGTTGGTAAACCCTTTGAAGAAGAAATTATTGAGGAGCTTCGCAAGGGACAGATTATCATTGTAGATTTATCACAGGGCGACCCAGAGATTCAACGCCTGTATTCCGAACGCATTTGTCGCCAAATTTTTGCAGATGCAATGAATCGCTTCATTCAAAATACACCCAATAATTTCATTCAGTTTTATTTTGAAGAAGCTCATAATCTTTTTCCAAAAAAAGATGATAAGGACTTAAGCCAGGTCTATAATCGGATTGCAAAGGAAGGTGCAAAACTCAATCTTGGCTTAATTTATGCTACTCAAGAAGTCAGTTCAATAAGTTCCAATATTCTTAAAAATACTCAAAATTGGTTCATTGCTCACTTAAATAACGAAGACGAAACAAAAGAAATTAAAAAGTATTATGACTTTGGAGACTTTACTGAATCTTTAGTCAGGTTTAGTGCGGATAGTGATAAAGGTTTTGTACGCATGAAAACCTACTCGAATGCCTTCGTAGTTCCTACTCAAATTGACCGTTTCTCTAAATAA
- a CDS encoding DNA double-strand break repair nuclease NurA, with amino-acid sequence MGYTSKHGRRPNEYASKSAHSHIINDSSLQEFLSQCNLPKSADEVTISDCLNFSYEPVTKNPIRNIIAIDGGYSEVSVQTGFPSSTVCFFQIGALIFSIDDLDGLGKQPFIDPDDMAKLKQIQRLKLTLPVRNIQFKSESTLVDSVRRTIHNFFCQKVDNEELIATLRWFIFQEYDVSLPTWNLASCPVCGNTGIPLNLGEMTKDYTFSCNHCNAEIFLTDVFRLHETIDEELGAGSILGYLMTTLEQIILVHLIRVVLKMKPALLGEILFVKDGPLAFFGQTANMHRPMRALVNFLFRHHNLYLAGLEKSGAFVEHADEISEKLANGTVLILNNDYIYKYILPGKADPSRPYGSTTYYSNKLIFKTLAGGMYIVSLPTSKNMTNPKEGDFQNLGAILTNIEKLKCDMYDSSLIPIALANKLVSLADHPSSRILQKFAKGAIIS; translated from the coding sequence ATGGGATATACAAGCAAGCATGGACGGCGGCCTAATGAGTATGCCAGCAAGTCTGCACATAGTCATATAATTAATGATTCATCATTACAGGAGTTTCTTAGTCAATGTAATCTTCCTAAATCAGCAGATGAAGTAACTATTTCCGACTGCCTCAACTTTTCCTATGAACCTGTAACAAAAAATCCAATCCGTAATATTATCGCTATTGATGGTGGATACAGTGAAGTATCTGTACAAACTGGTTTCCCGTCGTCAACTGTTTGCTTTTTTCAAATTGGGGCGCTCATCTTTAGCATTGATGACCTTGATGGACTTGGTAAACAGCCTTTCATAGATCCAGATGATATGGCGAAGTTAAAGCAGATTCAACGTTTAAAACTAACTCTGCCCGTTCGCAATATTCAATTTAAAAGTGAAAGTACACTTGTAGACTCAGTACGTAGAACTATTCATAACTTTTTCTGTCAGAAAGTAGACAATGAAGAATTGATTGCAACACTGCGATGGTTCATCTTTCAGGAATATGACGTAAGTTTACCAACTTGGAACTTAGCAAGTTGTCCAGTTTGTGGAAATACAGGTATTCCCCTTAATCTGGGAGAAATGACAAAAGATTATACTTTTTCCTGTAATCATTGCAACGCTGAGATTTTTCTAACAGATGTATTCCGGCTACATGAAACTATTGATGAAGAGTTAGGCGCTGGCAGTATTTTAGGATATTTAATGACTACGTTAGAGCAGATTATCTTAGTTCACCTTATTCGAGTTGTTCTTAAGATGAAGCCAGCTTTGCTGGGGGAAATCCTGTTTGTTAAGGATGGCCCCCTTGCCTTTTTCGGACAAACAGCAAATATGCACCGACCAATGCGAGCGCTTGTCAACTTTCTGTTTAGACATCACAACTTATACCTGGCTGGATTGGAAAAGAGTGGAGCCTTTGTAGAACACGCTGATGAAATTTCTGAAAAGCTTGCAAACGGAACCGTCTTAATTCTGAATAATGATTACATCTACAAGTACATTCTCCCTGGTAAGGCTGATCCAAGTAGACCTTATGGCTCTACAACTTACTACAGCAATAAGTTGATTTTTAAAACATTAGCAGGTGGGATGTATATTGTTTCCTTACCAACTTCAAAGAATATGACGAATCCCAAAGAGGGAGACTTTCAAAACTTGGGTGCAATTTTAACCAACATTGAAAAGCTCAAGTGCGATATGTACGATAGTTCTCTCATTCCTATTGCCTTAGCAAACAAGCTTGTTTCTTTGGCTGATCATCCTAGCTCTAGAATTCTTCAAAAGTTTGCCAAAGGTGCAATTATTAGTTGA
- a CDS encoding helix-turn-helix domain-containing protein — protein MTIKKPLVINQPTIGKLIRELRLLKGLTQEQFAVSLGVTYPTINRWENGRSKPSPLAMEKIEVQLIQIGDRGQDLIEKYLEN, from the coding sequence ATGACCATAAAAAAGCCCTTAGTCATTAATCAGCCAACAATTGGCAAACTCATTCGTGAACTCCGGCTTTTAAAGGGGTTAACACAAGAACAGTTTGCAGTTAGTTTGGGTGTAACTTACCCCACAATTAACCGCTGGGAAAATGGACGCTCTAAACCATCACCATTAGCAATGGAAAAGATTGAGGTGCAACTGATCCAGATAGGCGATCGCGGTCAAGATTTGATAGAGAAGTATTTGGAAAATTAA
- a CDS encoding 3'-5' exonuclease, producing the protein MQYQYNTPEEEARLLYVAMTRAIEQLIMSCDRSSEFTSRVELALGKVV; encoded by the coding sequence ATACAATATCAATACAACACACCAGAAGAAGAAGCGCGGCTTCTTTACGTAGCGATGACACGGGCAATTGAGCAACTGATTATGAGTTGCGATCGCTCATCGGAATTTACCAGTCGTGTTGAGTTAGCACTAGGCAAAGTAGTTTAA
- a CDS encoding FAD-binding domain-containing protein, with translation MHLLWFRRDLRLTDNEIVTLASANNAAVLPFFIVDPWFYQWVDVGKARVRFLFESLENLDSNLQKLGSKLILFEGNAVEIIQELTQQLTQQRHRPKLYFNRDVQVEYGVSRDKTVVNLYQALNLEYHLGLNNFLQSQDKREQWFNEYYTYQRQSIYQTPTNINTPSLSLNVPQITFDELKQKYHAFLQTEQVYFIGGETQAQATLNSFLKSRFNGYHWKLSRPWLAQQGATSHLSPHLTFGTISTRIVYQRTKARAAELTNQPKAEFSLKAFRDRLRWHDSFAQRLYFYPEIAYKNRYPEFDEWYTPLELPPEKQELFHAWQEGMTGFPLVDASMRQLKTMGWMNFRMRAMCATFLTINCGISWHHGARHYMNYLVDGDLAIDNWQWQMQSGVTNPLSDTFRIYNPNKNIQEKDPDLSFISYWIPELRGYSLPEVLQEKYINHSSYPQPILDWSKTRKINGKIISDLRKKVRERLTLQGGTEYESAVAAKETVNKYWQHKDRQYKEFKELEAELE, from the coding sequence ATGCATCTTCTATGGTTTCGTCGAGATTTACGTTTAACTGATAACGAAATTGTCACTTTAGCGTCTGCCAATAATGCTGCAGTTTTACCATTCTTCATTGTTGACCCTTGGTTTTATCAATGGGTCGATGTAGGTAAAGCAAGGGTGCGATTTTTGTTTGAGTCTTTAGAAAATCTAGATAGCAATTTACAAAAATTAGGTAGCAAATTAATATTATTTGAAGGTAATGCTGTAGAGATTATACAAGAATTAACTCAACAATTAACACAGCAGAGACATAGACCAAAACTCTACTTTAATCGGGATGTCCAAGTTGAGTATGGTGTTAGCCGAGATAAGACAGTAGTTAATTTATATCAAGCATTAAATCTCGAATATCATCTGGGACTAAACAATTTTTTACAATCACAAGATAAACGTGAGCAGTGGTTTAACGAGTATTACACATATCAAAGACAATCTATTTATCAAACTCCCACTAATATCAACACTCCATCACTTTCTCTAAACGTACCTCAAATTACATTTGATGAACTAAAACAGAAATATCATGCTTTTTTGCAAACAGAACAGGTATATTTTATTGGTGGAGAAACACAGGCACAAGCTACATTAAATTCATTTCTTAAAAGTAGATTTAATGGATACCATTGGAAACTTTCACGCCCTTGGTTAGCACAGCAAGGCGCAACATCTCACCTATCACCTCACCTGACTTTTGGTACAATTTCAACTCGCATTGTTTATCAACGTACTAAAGCACGGGCAGCAGAACTTACAAATCAGCCCAAAGCAGAATTTTCCTTAAAAGCATTTCGTGACCGTCTACGCTGGCACGATAGTTTTGCACAGCGCCTTTATTTTTACCCAGAAATAGCTTATAAAAACCGCTACCCGGAATTTGATGAATGGTATACACCCCTAGAGCTACCACCAGAAAAACAAGAACTATTTCATGCTTGGCAGGAGGGAATGACAGGCTTTCCCCTAGTAGATGCCAGTATGCGACAACTAAAAACTATGGGTTGGATGAATTTTCGCATGAGGGCGATGTGTGCCACTTTTTTAACTATCAATTGCGGTATTTCCTGGCATCACGGCGCTAGACATTATATGAACTATTTAGTAGATGGAGATTTAGCAATTGATAATTGGCAGTGGCAGATGCAATCAGGTGTTACTAATCCTTTAAGTGATACTTTTCGTATCTACAATCCAAATAAGAATATTCAAGAAAAAGACCCAGACCTCAGCTTTATCTCCTACTGGATACCGGAACTACGGGGCTATAGCCTACCAGAAGTTTTACAAGAAAAATACATTAACCATAGTTCTTATCCACAACCGATTTTAGATTGGTCAAAGACACGTAAAATTAACGGTAAAATCATCTCTGACCTTCGGAAAAAAGTAAGAGAAAGGTTAACTCTTCAGGGTGGAACAGAATATGAAAGTGCAGTTGCAGCTAAAGAAACAGTCAATAAATACTGGCAGCATAAAGATAGACAGTACAAAGAATTCAAGGAATTAGAGGCAGAACTAGAGTAG
- a CDS encoding aldo/keto reductase produces the protein MTTEHRIEFRQIGSTGLTVFPLALGCMGMSGMYGTADDNESIATIHAALDYGVRLLDTGDFYGTGHNEMLIGRALKDRRDKALLSVKFGAMRSPDGGWIGTDARPSAVKNFAAYSLTRLGVDHIDIYRPARLDPQVPIEDTIGAIAELIKAGYVRYIGLSEVGVDTIRRAHTVHPISDLQIEYSLISRRPETEIFPVLEELGIGVTAYGVLSRGLLSGSTPSAQGDFRAYLPRFREENFAQNQRFVEELKQIATTKGVSPSQLAIAWVLAKGRNIIPVIGARKRTQLEESLKAVEVELSPEELSRIEAAIPASAIAGTRYDEHQMKMLDSER, from the coding sequence ATGACCACTGAACATAGAATCGAGTTTCGTCAAATCGGCTCTACTGGTCTAACTGTTTTCCCCTTGGCTCTTGGATGTATGGGTATGTCCGGAATGTACGGTACAGCGGACGACAACGAAAGTATTGCCACCATCCATGCAGCTCTTGATTACGGTGTAAGGCTGCTAGATACAGGTGATTTCTACGGCACCGGACATAATGAAATGCTGATTGGTCGTGCGCTCAAAGACCGCCGAGACAAAGCCCTGCTTTCTGTGAAATTTGGCGCAATGCGTTCTCCTGACGGTGGATGGATTGGTACAGATGCGCGGCCCTCCGCCGTTAAAAATTTCGCAGCCTATAGTCTTACTCGATTGGGAGTAGACCACATCGATATCTACCGCCCTGCTCGACTAGACCCACAAGTTCCTATTGAAGACACCATAGGAGCAATCGCTGAACTAATAAAGGCTGGCTATGTCCGATATATCGGTTTATCAGAGGTGGGAGTAGACACTATCCGCCGCGCACACACTGTTCACCCCATCAGCGACCTTCAGATTGAATACTCGCTCATTAGTCGTAGGCCAGAAACCGAGATATTTCCCGTACTAGAAGAACTTGGTATTGGCGTGACTGCCTATGGCGTTCTTTCGCGAGGGCTACTGAGTGGCTCTACTCCATCTGCTCAAGGTGACTTCCGTGCCTATTTACCGCGTTTTAGGGAAGAAAACTTTGCCCAAAACCAGCGTTTTGTTGAAGAGCTAAAGCAAATTGCTACAACTAAAGGAGTTAGTCCTTCACAGTTGGCCATTGCCTGGGTACTTGCAAAAGGCAGAAATATTATTCCCGTAATCGGCGCACGCAAGCGCACCCAACTTGAAGAATCATTAAAAGCCGTTGAGGTGGAGTTATCACCAGAAGAGTTAAGCCGTATCGAAGCGGCGATTCCGGCATCAGCGATCGCTGGAACACGCTACGACGAGCATCAGATGAAGATGCTAGACAGCGAACGCTAA
- a CDS encoding low molecular weight phosphatase family protein, whose amino-acid sequence MNKILFLCTGNYYRSRFAENLFNWLATKQGLDWEADSRGLALEQGVNNVGPISRYALEALAVRLVDLPDDERFPLPATELDFQSATKIIALDEFEHRPLMNERFPQWVDAIEYWLVHDIDKTSAKVALEQIEKNLLQLIEQLSQS is encoded by the coding sequence ATGAATAAAATCTTGTTCTTGTGTACAGGCAATTACTACCGCAGCCGCTTTGCGGAAAACTTATTTAATTGGCTGGCTACCAAACAGGGGTTAGATTGGGAGGCTGATTCACGAGGGTTAGCACTTGAGCAGGGTGTAAATAATGTAGGGCCAATTTCTCGGTATGCGCTTGAGGCTTTAGCTGTGCGCTTAGTGGATTTACCTGACGATGAACGGTTTCCACTGCCAGCAACTGAGCTTGATTTTCAATCGGCTACCAAAATTATTGCCCTAGATGAATTTGAACACCGACCACTAATGAATGAACGATTTCCTCAATGGGTAGATGCTATTGAATATTGGCTTGTTCATGACATAGATAAAACCTCGGCTAAAGTTGCCCTTGAGCAAATTGAGAAAAATTTGCTGCAACTCATAGAACAACTATCACAAAGTTAG
- a CDS encoding pirin family protein, translated as MAILQLIEPLVKDLGGFVARRSLPYPHRQMVGPFIFFDHIGPSVLPPNKGIDVRPHPHINLATLTYLFDGSIMHRDSLGTVQEIQPGAVNWMTAGKGIVHSERSPDKDRHNEATIHGIQTWIALPVEYEEIDPGFAHYPAQTLPTWDENGVNIKLIAGVAHGHTSPVKVFSPILYLDVVLSANAHFTIPTGYSETAVYSVTEGLSINDQPLEAYRLAILESGHEVKVSATEAARFIVIGGEPLGTRYKWWNFVSSRPERIEQAKADWRGSRFASVPDETELIPLPEVVTEANPF; from the coding sequence ATGGCAATACTTCAACTGATTGAACCATTAGTTAAAGATTTGGGTGGGTTTGTTGCCCGCCGCAGTTTGCCATATCCTCATCGCCAAATGGTCGGGCCGTTTATCTTTTTTGATCATATTGGCCCTTCTGTTTTACCGCCTAACAAAGGTATTGATGTCCGACCACATCCTCATATCAATCTTGCCACGCTAACTTACTTATTTGATGGTTCTATAATGCACCGCGATAGTTTAGGTACTGTACAGGAAATTCAACCGGGTGCTGTGAACTGGATGACGGCGGGAAAGGGAATTGTACACTCAGAACGCTCGCCTGACAAAGACCGTCACAACGAAGCTACTATTCATGGCATTCAAACCTGGATTGCTTTGCCTGTTGAATACGAAGAAATCGATCCAGGGTTCGCTCATTATCCGGCCCAAACCCTTCCCACCTGGGACGAGAATGGCGTTAACATCAAACTCATTGCAGGAGTTGCACATGGTCATACCTCACCTGTCAAGGTTTTTTCACCCATCCTCTATTTAGATGTGGTGTTATCTGCCAATGCTCACTTCACTATTCCTACTGGTTATTCAGAAACAGCAGTATACAGCGTTACAGAGGGATTGAGCATTAATGATCAACCGCTAGAGGCATATCGCCTTGCCATTCTAGAGTCAGGCCACGAGGTCAAGGTTTCTGCTACTGAAGCTGCTCGGTTTATTGTGATTGGTGGTGAACCATTGGGTACACGCTACAAATGGTGGAATTTTGTTTCTAGCCGACCAGAGCGGATAGAGCAAGCAAAAGCCGATTGGCGGGGTTCCCGCTTTGCTAGTGTGCCAGATGAAACAGAGTTGATTCCACTGCCAGAAGTGGTGACAGAGGCTAATCCCTTTTAG